The genomic stretch GCTGATCTTAGCAACGGCAATATCACCTTGCCCGTGATCTATCTTCTAGAAAAGCCTCTCTACGGTCCTTGGGCGGCCGAAATCCTTCAGAAAAAGGAACGATCTCCTCGGGATAGCCAGAAAATACTTCAGGCTTTAATCTCTTCTGAAGCTCTGGATGAAGCCTTTACCACAGCCTTGTATTGTGCTCAGACTGCAGTTGCATCCTTAAACTTTCTTCCCTCGTCACCAGCCAAAACCTTCCTCATCAAGCTCGCTCATACTATCCTTTATCGCAAGGCTTAGTTCACAGCATCCCCTTACCACGCAATCTCTTACATATCGAATAGAGAATTTTAACCTTTATCCCCCCCGCCCGTATCAGCCTTTGGGTCACTTGGGTACATTCTTGAGAACTTCCTTTAGGGTCAGATAGGTACATCGCCATTAATCCCTGAACTATTGCTTCATGAAATTTGGGATAGTTCAGCCCCCTTATTTGCAGGTAGGAAACTTCTACAAAATGCTTTAGCCGTTCTTCTCGTTCTCTTGGCGAGGGGTAATACTCCACAAAGTTTAATTGAGAGGTTTCTCTATCTTCTTCGAGGTCGATAAAATAATCTAAGAGTATATGTAATCCGGCAATCCAGGGGAAGTACGCATTCTTAGCCTGCTTCACATCGCTCTCTGTCAAATCCGGACTGTAGGCAAGGGCAAAGAGATAAAAAATCCCTAGGGTTGATCCCGTAGCTGCCGCCAGCTCCCAAGGCGACAGCCCGGGATAATTGCTCAAAAGCTGATTCAACCACCTTAACATCTTCTCTTCACGTACAGATGGCTGAAGGTGCTTGGTCGTTTGAAGCATAGCATAAAGCTCTGCCAACTCAAGCATAGATCCCTTAATTGTGGGATAGGAAGGCAAATCCTGCACCCTCCTCTGACAGGTCTGAACAAGTGCCTTTAGATACCCCCCATCCTCATGATATGGATAATAGGCATAATAATCAGAGCACTTCGCGTTAGCATCTAATGCTTCTGTCATGGCTAAATGTAATTGTCCATAAGCTAATTCATCATGTATCTCTAACGCATCGACCAGATTATCTAGATAGTCACTGATGGTTTGGTAGGCAACTACAAACTCAATGACCTCTTTTGTTCTTACCCCGGGATACAAGGCATAAATACTTCCGCCTAGACAGTGGAATTCTTTATGCCTAATACTAGCGATTGCTTGATCCGCCAGTACTTGATCTGGGCAGTGGCTTGCTCTGTGTTCCCAATCTTGCAGTTGCGACTTCACCTCAGGAAACACAGTTCTGATAAAAGAATAAATCAACCGGGGATTAGAAACTTGCTTAGCGATCTCCACGAATACACTTCCTCAACGAATTCGATTTCGCTCCCGTTTATTGAGTTGAGTACTTATCATCGAATCCTTTTTCCCATAGTTTAACCAGTACCGCGGCCCCTAATCACTAAGGGTCCTTCTATCGGGAAAATGGCTAAATGACAAAGGCAGACAGCACATCTGCTGTCTGCCCTCCCCAATTCCTTGGACACCTAAAACCTATCTTAAACTTCTTTACTTTCAACGCGATCTTTCTTTTCTTCTTCTTCGCCATTGGTTGCTGATTTAAACTCAGAAATTCCTCTCCCTAAGGCTTTACCTAATTCAGGGAGCTTTCCAGGCCCAAAAATAACTAATGCAATAACTAAAACAATAATCATCACCGTCGGGGTTATTACACCAAAAGTCACAAGCATCTCGACACCTCCAAAATCACATATCCCATAAGCCCAATATACCATAACTAACAACTTGAACAAAATCTGAGAACGCAAATGGTATTCCATTATTTCTTACTTATTATCGTACATGATTATGTCTATTATTTCAATATGATTTAATTGATATCGCAAAAATGAGCCTCTTACAGGCTCACTCTTCACTGGAAGACTCACTCATCATTGAGATTGCTAAAAAGCTCTTCATAGCCTAGATACAAACTCCAAATGACATCCCAAAGCTCTCCCTCTGCTTCTGTCACCCTTAGACCTAGTTCTTTCGCCTCTTGACGTCCGATTGGGTAACCATGCGAGAAATAGCCTTCTGTTAAAGCTTGGGTGACGATCGGGACGAGTTCGGGGGTCTCCTTTAACATATACCGCGATAAAAGAGCTTCGGCGTATTGATGAGAGGCCTTGAGAGCTTTCTCATAATCGCCAATTAACCAAGGGTCAAGTTTGTTTAACATCGGAGTAATAATTCCGGTAACCAGCTCAGGATTAGGATTATTTTCAATAGATCGTTGCAAATAATCAATACAATACCGTATGGCTTGAACCGGCACCCAAAGATCCTTATATATGGGATGCTTGATGAGCGGATCTATTGGTCCGAGCTCAGAGAAAGGCCCCATCACGACCTCATCGGCGCCAAGAACTAGCATCGAGGCCGCAGATTTGGCCACAAAAGGAACAATCACTCCAAATTCATTGCAAAACTCACGGACCAGCATAACAACCTTATACGGAGTGTCCACTGCTCCCCCATAACTGTGCAAAAGCAAATCAATTTTCTCTGTATGGCCGATAACTTTGAGTTGCTCGTAGAGGGGCACCAGAATACTATCGTCCAGAGGTGTATAAGCAAAATAGACTAGCACCTTTGAACCTCTAATTTGTTCGAGCTGTTCTAGATAATGAATTCTCTCATTCGTATCCATAAGATCCCCCCATGGCCAAAATTATATTCCATATTATTCCATCACTCCGATCCCTGTGACTCTTCCGTTTAATATTACGGCGAAAGGACTTTACTCTAATTCCATCTATTGAATGGTTATTTCTTATTAATAAAATAAAGGCATTAGGATTTTACATCCCAATGCCTTTATTAAGTAGAATTAATATTTCTAGACGCCAGATACTTAATCCGGTAAATTATAGTTCACACTGGATTGGTCGTGGCAAGATTGGCAATAAGCCTTCCCGCCTAAGTCTTGCTTTATATGGCATTCATAACACTGTTCTTGGGGATTTTGATTGTTTAATACCGCAAATCCATGACCTTTTTCCCCGCTAAGCCACTCTTCCTTCGGAATAGCAGCATGAGGATTATTCGGGTCATGGCCTTGGGAGACAAAAATGACTGTAATTAAAGCAACTAAAAGACCTACAGAAATCAACGCTCGTAGTACTTTCTTTCCTTCCATTCAATCCCTCTCCTTTAAGCGAGTCTAACGCAAGGACTTTAGAACTTCCCTGGCCTGTTCTAGAGTATAATCTAGATCAGCATCATTGTGAGCAGTAGAAAGGAATACTGCCTCATATTGACTTGGCGCTAAATAGACTCCTTTTTCTAGCATTCCGCGAAAGAATGCTGCAAAGCGTTGACTATCAGAAGTACAAGCGCTCTTAAAGTCGATGACCGGCTGATTAGTAAAGAAAGCAGAGAACATGGCTCCGACGGAATTCACCCATATCGGGAGCTGCAATTCTTGAGCAATAGCCTTCAAGCCCTCAGCCAAACGGGTAGTTTTGCGCTCCAGTTCCTCATAGACGCCATCCTCTTGCAATAGCCGCAAAGTAGCAAGGCCGGCTGCCATAGCTAAAGGATTGCCGGATAAGGTTCCGGCTTGATAAATAGGGCCACTAGGTGCTACCTGCTCCATGAATTTTCTTTTTCCTCCATAGGCTGCCACCGGTAAGCCCCCGCCGATAATTTTGCCTAAACAAGTTATA from Desulfitobacterium dichloroeliminans LMG P-21439 encodes the following:
- the tatA gene encoding twin-arginine translocase TatA/TatE family subunit, translated to MLVTFGVITPTVMIIVLVIALVIFGPGKLPELGKALGRGISEFKSATNGEEEEKKDRVESKEV
- a CDS encoding tetraprenyl-beta-curcumene synthase family protein; this translates as MEIAKQVSNPRLIYSFIRTVFPEVKSQLQDWEHRASHCPDQVLADQAIASIRHKEFHCLGGSIYALYPGVRTKEVIEFVVAYQTISDYLDNLVDALEIHDELAYGQLHLAMTEALDANAKCSDYYAYYPYHEDGGYLKALVQTCQRRVQDLPSYPTIKGSMLELAELYAMLQTTKHLQPSVREEKMLRWLNQLLSNYPGLSPWELAAATGSTLGIFYLFALAYSPDLTESDVKQAKNAYFPWIAGLHILLDYFIDLEEDRETSQLNFVEYYPSPREREERLKHFVEVSYLQIRGLNYPKFHEAIVQGLMAMYLSDPKGSSQECTQVTQRLIRAGGIKVKILYSICKRLRGKGML
- a CDS encoding SDH family Clp fold serine proteinase, coding for MDTNERIHYLEQLEQIRGSKVLVYFAYTPLDDSILVPLYEQLKVIGHTEKIDLLLHSYGGAVDTPYKVVMLVREFCNEFGVIVPFVAKSAASMLVLGADEVVMGPFSELGPIDPLIKHPIYKDLWVPVQAIRYCIDYLQRSIENNPNPELVTGIITPMLNKLDPWLIGDYEKALKASHQYAEALLSRYMLKETPELVPIVTQALTEGYFSHGYPIGRQEAKELGLRVTEAEGELWDVIWSLYLGYEELFSNLNDE